A single genomic interval of Camelus bactrianus isolate YW-2024 breed Bactrian camel chromosome 15, ASM4877302v1, whole genome shotgun sequence harbors:
- the INO80B gene encoding INO80 complex subunit B, with the protein MSACVPTISSPLSLLGPMSKLWRRGSTSGAMEVPEPGEALELSLAGAHGHGVHKKKHKKHKKKHKKKHYQEEEAGPTQPSPAKPQLKLKIKLGGQVLGTKSVPTFTVIPEGPRSPSPLMVVDNEEEPVEGVPLEQYRAWLDEDSNLSPSPLRDLSGSLGGQEEEEEQRWLDALEKGELDDNGDLKKEINERLLTARQRALLQKARSQPSPMLSLPVAGVCPAPALTEEMLLKREERARKRRLQAARRAEEHKNQTIERLTKTAAPSGRGGRGATRGERRGGRAAAPAPMVRYSSGAQGSTLSFPPGVPAPAPVSPRPSPPGPPPRCSVPGCPHPRRYACSRTGQALCSLQCYRINLQMRLGGPEGPGSPLLAT; encoded by the exons ATGTCTGCCTGTGTCCCAACTATTTCCAGCCCCCTTTCCTTGCTGGGCCCCATGAGTAAGCTGTGGCGGCGTGGGAGCACCTCTGGGGCTATGGAGGTCCCCGAGCCGG GGGAAGCCCTGGAGTTGAGTCTGGCGGGTGCTCACGGCCACGGAGTGCACAAGAAAAAGCACAAGAAGCACAAGAAGAAACACAAGAAGAAACACtaccaggaagaggaggctggGCCCACACAGCCGTCTCCTGCCAAGCCCCAGCTCAAACTTAAAATCAAGCTGGGCGGGCAGGTCCTGGGCACCAAGAG TGTTCCTACCTTCACTGTGATCCCTGAGGGCCCTCGCTCACCCTCTCCCCTTATGGTTGTGGACAATGAAGAGGAACCTGTGGAAGGAGTCCCCCTTGAGCAGTACCGTGCCTGGCTGG ATGAAGACAGTAAtctgtccccctccccacttcGGGACCTGTCGGGGAGCTTAGGGggtcaggaggaagaggaagaacagaGGTGGCTGGATGCCTTGGAGAAGGGGGAGCTGGATGACAATGGAGATCTCAAGAAGGAGATCAATGAACGGCTGCTCACTGCTAGACAG CGAGCTCTGCTACAGAAGGCAAGGAGTCAGCCTTCCCCCATGCTGTCACTGCCTGTGGCTGGGGTCTGCCCAGCCCCCGCCCTCACCGAGGAGATGCTGCTGAAGCGCGAGGAGCGGGCTCGGAAGAGGCGGCTGCAGGCAGCGCGGCGGGCGGAGGAGCACAAGAACCAGACTATCGAGCGCCTCACCAAGACTGCAGCGCCCAGCGGCCGGGGAGGCCGAGGGGCCACCCGGGGCGAGCGGCGGGGAGGGCGGGCTGCAGCCCCGGCCCCTATGGTGCGCTACAGCAGTGGGGCACAGGGTTCCACCCTTTCCTTCCCACCTGGCGTCCCTGCCCCCGCGCCTGTGTCTCCAAGGCCATCCCCACCTGGCCCTCCTCCTCGATGCTCTGTTCCCGGCTGCCCCCATCCGCGCCGCTACGCCTGCTCCCGCACGGGCCAGGCACTCTGCAGCCTTCAGTGTTACCGCATCAACCTGCAGATGCGGCTGGGTGGGCCTGAGGGCCCCGGATCCCCACTTTTGGCTACTTAA
- the WBP1 gene encoding WW domain-binding protein 1 isoform X3, protein MARASGRNGSEEARGVLQMPQQQLRELCPGVNNQPYLCESGHCCGETGCCTYYYELWWFWLLWTLLILFSCFCAFHHRRAKLRLQQQQRQREINLLAYHGACHGAGPVPAGSLLDLRLLSAFKPPAYEDVVDHPGTPPPPYSAASGCPLTASSECTCSSSASSCPTYCEGTNVEGVSSHQGAPPHQECEPGPGVTPAPIPASCRYRRLTGDSGIELCPCPDSSEGEPIKEARANVTSPDLESQFPCAPPLNPMSQISPVGPASSRGDSP, encoded by the exons ATGGCTCGGGCCAGCGGCAGGAACGGCAGCGAGGAGGCCCGGGGGGTACTTCAGATGCCGCAACAGCAG CTTCGAGAGCTGTGTCCAGGAGTGAACAACCAGCCCTATCTCTGTGAGAGTGGTCACTGCTGCGGGGAGACTGGCTGCTGCACCTACTACTATGAGCTCTGGT GGTTCTGGCTGCTCTGgactcttctcattctctttagCTGTTTTTGCGCCTTCCACCATCGACGAGCTAAACTCCGGCTGCAACAACAGCAGCGGCAGCGTGAGATCAACTTGTTGGCCTACCACGGGGCATGCCATGGGGCTGGCCCTGTCCCTGCGGGTTCACTGCTTGACCTTC GCCTCCTCAGCGCCTTCAAACCCCCAGCCTATGAGGATGTGGTTGACCACCCGGGCACACCACCGCCTCCTTACTCTGCAGCCTCAGGCTGCCCCTTGACTGCTTCCAGTGAAtgcacctgctcctcctccgCTTCTAGCTGCCCCACCTACTGCGAGGGAACAAATGTGGAAGGTGTTTCCTCCCACCAGGGTGCCCCCCCTCATCAGGAGTGTGAGCCTGGGCCAGGGGTgacccctgcccccatccccgcCTCCTGCCGCTATCGCCGCCTGACTGGTGACTCGGGTATTGAGCTCTGCCCGTGTCCTGACTCCAGCGAGGGTGAGCCAATTAAGGAGGCTAGGGCTAATGTCACCTCACCAGATCTGGAGAGCCAGTTCCCTTGTGCGCCGCCCCTAAATCCCATGTCCCAGATCTCCCCTGTGGGGCCAGCTTCCAGCAGAGGGGACAGCCCATAA
- the WBP1 gene encoding WW domain-binding protein 1 isoform X1, whose translation MARASGRNGSEEARGVLQMPQQQQSPAASSLEGAIWRRAGTQTRALDAILYHPQQSHLLRELCPGVNNQPYLCESGHCCGETGCCTYYYELWWFWLLWTLLILFSCFCAFHHRRAKLRLQQQQRQREINLLAYHGACHGAGPVPAGSLLDLRLLSAFKPPAYEDVVDHPGTPPPPYSAASGCPLTASSECTCSSSASSCPTYCEGTNVEGVSSHQGAPPHQECEPGPGVTPAPIPASCRYRRLTGDSGIELCPCPDSSEGEPIKEARANVTSPDLESQFPCAPPLNPMSQISPVGPASSRGDSP comes from the exons ATGGCTCGGGCCAGCGGCAGGAACGGCAGCGAGGAGGCCCGGGGGGTACTTCAGATGCCGCAACAGCAG CAGAGTCCAGCAGCGTCTTCTCTTGAGGGAGCAATTTGGAGAAGAGCTGGAACCCAGACTCGCGCCCTGGATGCCATCCTTTATCATCCACAGCAATCCCATCTG CTTCGAGAGCTGTGTCCAGGAGTGAACAACCAGCCCTATCTCTGTGAGAGTGGTCACTGCTGCGGGGAGACTGGCTGCTGCACCTACTACTATGAGCTCTGGT GGTTCTGGCTGCTCTGgactcttctcattctctttagCTGTTTTTGCGCCTTCCACCATCGACGAGCTAAACTCCGGCTGCAACAACAGCAGCGGCAGCGTGAGATCAACTTGTTGGCCTACCACGGGGCATGCCATGGGGCTGGCCCTGTCCCTGCGGGTTCACTGCTTGACCTTC GCCTCCTCAGCGCCTTCAAACCCCCAGCCTATGAGGATGTGGTTGACCACCCGGGCACACCACCGCCTCCTTACTCTGCAGCCTCAGGCTGCCCCTTGACTGCTTCCAGTGAAtgcacctgctcctcctccgCTTCTAGCTGCCCCACCTACTGCGAGGGAACAAATGTGGAAGGTGTTTCCTCCCACCAGGGTGCCCCCCCTCATCAGGAGTGTGAGCCTGGGCCAGGGGTgacccctgcccccatccccgcCTCCTGCCGCTATCGCCGCCTGACTGGTGACTCGGGTATTGAGCTCTGCCCGTGTCCTGACTCCAGCGAGGGTGAGCCAATTAAGGAGGCTAGGGCTAATGTCACCTCACCAGATCTGGAGAGCCAGTTCCCTTGTGCGCCGCCCCTAAATCCCATGTCCCAGATCTCCCCTGTGGGGCCAGCTTCCAGCAGAGGGGACAGCCCATAA
- the WBP1 gene encoding WW domain-binding protein 1 isoform X2, with protein sequence MARASGRNGSEEARGVLQMPQQQSPAASSLEGAIWRRAGTQTRALDAILYHPQQSHLLRELCPGVNNQPYLCESGHCCGETGCCTYYYELWWFWLLWTLLILFSCFCAFHHRRAKLRLQQQQRQREINLLAYHGACHGAGPVPAGSLLDLRLLSAFKPPAYEDVVDHPGTPPPPYSAASGCPLTASSECTCSSSASSCPTYCEGTNVEGVSSHQGAPPHQECEPGPGVTPAPIPASCRYRRLTGDSGIELCPCPDSSEGEPIKEARANVTSPDLESQFPCAPPLNPMSQISPVGPASSRGDSP encoded by the exons ATGGCTCGGGCCAGCGGCAGGAACGGCAGCGAGGAGGCCCGGGGGGTACTTCAGATGCCGCAACAGCAG AGTCCAGCAGCGTCTTCTCTTGAGGGAGCAATTTGGAGAAGAGCTGGAACCCAGACTCGCGCCCTGGATGCCATCCTTTATCATCCACAGCAATCCCATCTG CTTCGAGAGCTGTGTCCAGGAGTGAACAACCAGCCCTATCTCTGTGAGAGTGGTCACTGCTGCGGGGAGACTGGCTGCTGCACCTACTACTATGAGCTCTGGT GGTTCTGGCTGCTCTGgactcttctcattctctttagCTGTTTTTGCGCCTTCCACCATCGACGAGCTAAACTCCGGCTGCAACAACAGCAGCGGCAGCGTGAGATCAACTTGTTGGCCTACCACGGGGCATGCCATGGGGCTGGCCCTGTCCCTGCGGGTTCACTGCTTGACCTTC GCCTCCTCAGCGCCTTCAAACCCCCAGCCTATGAGGATGTGGTTGACCACCCGGGCACACCACCGCCTCCTTACTCTGCAGCCTCAGGCTGCCCCTTGACTGCTTCCAGTGAAtgcacctgctcctcctccgCTTCTAGCTGCCCCACCTACTGCGAGGGAACAAATGTGGAAGGTGTTTCCTCCCACCAGGGTGCCCCCCCTCATCAGGAGTGTGAGCCTGGGCCAGGGGTgacccctgcccccatccccgcCTCCTGCCGCTATCGCCGCCTGACTGGTGACTCGGGTATTGAGCTCTGCCCGTGTCCTGACTCCAGCGAGGGTGAGCCAATTAAGGAGGCTAGGGCTAATGTCACCTCACCAGATCTGGAGAGCCAGTTCCCTTGTGCGCCGCCCCTAAATCCCATGTCCCAGATCTCCCCTGTGGGGCCAGCTTCCAGCAGAGGGGACAGCCCATAA